The following are encoded in a window of Candidatus Oleimmundimicrobium sp. genomic DNA:
- the miaA gene encoding tRNA (adenosine(37)-N6)-dimethylallyltransferase MiaA — MKIDETIKEKVLVIVGPTAVGKSKIAIELAKKHNGEIISADSMQVYKGMSIGTAKLSSDEMQGVKHHLIDVAEPTENFSVAEYQKLARKAIFSILQRDKLPILVGGSGLYIKAVIDELGFPKGTLKSTFRQDIEKQAKDDPKSLHKQLSKLDPSAAKKIHPNNIRRLIRALEIVNITGKSYADYHKNWEKESSLYNVKIFGLNLNREKLYAKIDKRVEQMFKNGLVEEVEKLVSSGKLKSTTALQALGYKEIIRYLNGQIVLDEAKELIKQRTKNFAKRQLTWFKRDKRIKWIDTDGKEQSLIVNEIIDNLDFGRKSE, encoded by the coding sequence GTGAAAATAGATGAAACAATTAAGGAAAAAGTTCTCGTCATAGTCGGCCCAACAGCTGTTGGTAAAAGCAAAATTGCCATTGAACTGGCTAAAAAGCATAATGGCGAAATTATTTCTGCCGATTCAATGCAGGTTTATAAAGGAATGTCTATTGGAACGGCAAAGCTAAGTTCTGACGAGATGCAAGGAGTCAAGCACCATCTCATAGACGTTGCGGAACCAACTGAAAATTTTAGTGTGGCCGAATATCAGAAATTAGCTCGTAAAGCAATTTTCAGCATCCTTCAGAGAGACAAACTGCCAATACTGGTTGGTGGATCCGGCTTATATATAAAAGCTGTAATCGATGAGCTTGGTTTCCCCAAAGGAACACTGAAGTCTACTTTTCGTCAAGATATAGAGAAACAAGCTAAAGATGACCCAAAATCTCTCCACAAACAATTATCAAAACTTGATCCCAGTGCAGCTAAAAAAATCCATCCAAATAACATTAGAAGGTTAATACGCGCTCTTGAAATAGTTAACATTACGGGTAAATCATACGCAGACTATCACAAAAATTGGGAAAAAGAGAGCTCGCTTTATAATGTAAAAATTTTTGGACTAAATTTAAATCGTGAAAAACTTTATGCTAAGATAGATAAACGAGTTGAACAAATGTTCAAAAACGGACTGGTTGAAGAGGTCGAAAAATTAGTTTCGTCTGGTAAATTAAAATCCACAACAGCTCTTCAAGCGCTTGGATACAAGGAAATAATCCGTTATTTAAATGGTCAAATTGTCTTAGACGAAGCTAAAGAATTAATTAAACAAAGAACAAAGAATTTTGCAAAAAGGCAACTTACCTGGTTTAAACGCGATAAAAGAATAAAGTGGATAGATACTGACGGGAAGGAACAATCGTTGATTGTGAACGAAATTATAGATAATTTAGATTTTGGGAGGAAAAGTGAATAA
- the coaBC gene encoding bifunctional phosphopantothenoylcysteine decarboxylase/phosphopantothenate--cysteine ligase CoaBC translates to MLKEKTIIFGVSGSIAAYKAIEIARKLIKDGATVKVVMTSAATKFITPLTFKTITNQPVAIELFKENSEKDIYHISLSDEADIILVAPATGNIINKVANGVADDLLSTTILAANVPIIFAPAMNNKMFLNEVTQKSLNQLKSLGCRIIEPAYGKLACGEEGIGKLAEVESIVEAVKFELARGKDLENYSIIVTAGGTREPIDPVRFIGNKSSGKTGYAIANELIKRGAKTTLISTPTCLPIPQNVNLISVNTALDIHREVLRYFDKCDAVIMSAAVADFSPCKISTKKIKKDGATTFNLKLKRNSDIIGELGKIKDRQILIGFAAETENLIKNAKQKLEEKNLDLIIANDISKPGIGFGEDVNEITIIGKKGKPDALPCMTKREIARIIVDKLVEALN, encoded by the coding sequence ATGCTTAAAGAAAAAACAATTATTTTCGGTGTAAGTGGAAGTATTGCAGCTTATAAAGCAATTGAGATAGCAAGAAAATTAATTAAAGATGGTGCCACAGTAAAAGTAGTAATGACTTCAGCTGCCACAAAATTTATAACTCCATTGACTTTTAAAACAATAACAAATCAACCGGTCGCAATTGAACTATTTAAAGAAAATTCTGAAAAAGATATATATCACATTTCGCTTAGCGATGAAGCCGATATTATTTTAGTTGCTCCTGCAACCGGTAATATTATAAATAAAGTAGCTAATGGAGTGGCAGACGACCTTCTTTCAACCACAATCCTTGCCGCAAACGTACCTATAATTTTTGCCCCAGCAATGAATAACAAGATGTTTTTAAACGAGGTGACTCAGAAAAGTTTAAATCAATTAAAAAGTCTTGGTTGTAGAATAATCGAACCGGCATATGGCAAATTGGCCTGCGGTGAAGAGGGGATAGGCAAATTAGCAGAAGTTGAATCTATTGTTGAAGCTGTTAAGTTTGAGTTGGCTAGAGGCAAAGATCTTGAAAATTACTCAATCATAGTTACGGCAGGTGGGACACGAGAACCAATTGATCCAGTTAGGTTTATAGGCAATAAATCCTCCGGCAAAACAGGGTACGCAATTGCAAATGAATTGATAAAACGAGGGGCAAAAACAACACTTATAAGTACCCCTACGTGTTTACCGATTCCTCAAAATGTCAATTTAATATCGGTAAACACCGCTTTAGATATACACCGCGAAGTGTTGAGATACTTCGACAAATGTGATGCGGTTATCATGTCGGCAGCGGTTGCTGATTTTAGTCCATGTAAAATATCTACAAAAAAAATAAAAAAAGACGGGGCAACTACTTTTAATTTAAAATTAAAACGTAACTCGGACATCATTGGGGAATTAGGTAAAATAAAGGACAGACAAATATTAATAGGTTTTGCCGCAGAAACTGAGAATTTAATAAAAAACGCAAAACAAAAACTTGAAGAAAAAAATCTTGATTTAATTATTGCAAACGATATTTCAAAACCAGGAATTGGTTTCGGGGAAGACGTTAATGAAATCACTATCATTGGCAAGAAAGGTAAACCGGATGCTTTACCCTGCATGACAAAGAGGGAAATTGCCCGAATTATTGTCGATAAATTAGTTGAAGCACTCAATTAA
- the rpoZ gene encoding DNA-directed RNA polymerase subunit omega — translation MLLCPNLNDLLEKVDSRYTLVILSAKRARQINELLSSDYRMGLDALAPANEKLKSYKPLDIALKEIVEGKVTYKRLKDGIK, via the coding sequence ATGTTATTATGTCCAAATCTCAACGATTTACTTGAAAAAGTTGACAGCAGATATACGCTGGTTATATTATCTGCAAAACGAGCCAGGCAGATAAATGAATTACTTAGCTCTGATTACAGAATGGGCTTAGATGCTTTAGCTCCGGCTAATGAAAAACTTAAGTCATATAAACCCTTGGATATTGCTCTCAAAGAAATTGTCGAAGGAAAAGTAACTTATAAGCGTTTAAAAGACGGAATTAAATAA
- the gmk gene encoding guanylate kinase: MKADRKLFVISGPSGTGKGTLISEIMKKFDDIELSVSSTTRKKRVGERPDLNYYFLSEEEFDKKIKNDEFLEWATVHSKKYGTLKDTVRDHLRDGNDVILELDVQGALKIKRKIPNSILIFIKPPSFAELRERLINRKTEGEEDIKHRLNIAKIEMKFANKYDYVIVNKDLKKTTEKLVKIIEQERRKKTTIIL, encoded by the coding sequence ATGAAAGCTGATAGAAAATTATTTGTAATTTCTGGTCCTTCGGGTACAGGAAAAGGAACGTTAATTTCAGAAATAATGAAAAAGTTTGATGATATTGAACTATCGGTTTCATCAACCACTAGAAAGAAGCGGGTCGGCGAGCGACCAGATTTAAATTATTATTTCTTATCCGAAGAGGAATTCGATAAGAAAATAAAAAATGATGAGTTTTTAGAGTGGGCAACTGTTCATTCTAAAAAATATGGAACACTTAAAGACACGGTTAGGGATCATCTTCGAGACGGAAATGATGTAATTCTTGAGCTTGATGTTCAGGGAGCATTAAAAATCAAGAGGAAGATCCCTAACTCGATTTTAATTTTTATAAAGCCACCTTCCTTTGCAGAATTAAGAGAAAGATTAATCAATAGAAAAACTGAGGGAGAAGAAGATATTAAACACCGTTTAAATATAGCTAAAATTGAAATGAAGTTTGCGAATAAATATGATTATGTAATAGTAAATAAAGATTTAAAAAAAACAACTGAAAAACTTGTAAAAATTATTGAACAAGAACGAAGAAAAAAAACTACTATAATTTTATAA
- the mihF gene encoding integration host factor, actinobacterial type: MALPQLSDADRKAALKKAVETRQKRAQLKAKIKKGNVSLSEVLNKSSDPIVGRMKVLDLLNSLPGIGKVRSQKIMEQLKISSTRRIAGLGSRQKEQLTKELA; this comes from the coding sequence ATGGCATTACCACAACTTTCTGACGCTGATCGCAAGGCAGCATTAAAAAAAGCTGTTGAAACTCGTCAAAAGAGAGCGCAGCTAAAGGCAAAAATCAAGAAAGGGAACGTTTCGTTAAGTGAGGTTTTAAACAAATCCTCAGACCCTATTGTTGGAAGAATGAAGGTTTTAGATTTGTTAAATTCACTTCCGGGAATCGGTAAAGTAAGAAGCCAAAAAATTATGGAGCAATTAAAAATTAGCAGCACAAGGAGAATTGCTGGACTTGGGTCTCGTCAAAAAGAGCAACTAACTAAAGAACTTGCTTAA
- the pyrE gene encoding orotate phosphoribosyltransferase — translation MIEREELLEALKSYGALKTGHFKLSSGYHSDTYIQCMKVLEYPSFTNRVAIAMSEPYFDLPIDVVAAPAVGGIVLGFAVAQALDKKFIFAERVRDKMVLRRGFRIREGEKVLIVDDVITKGGSIKEIVDLVNDFNAEVVGITCLVDRGEKKNFTGSVHSLAKISASSYEPKQCPLCKKKIPLSSPGSRGLHSV, via the coding sequence GTGATTGAGAGAGAAGAATTATTAGAAGCATTAAAAAGTTATGGGGCATTAAAGACCGGCCATTTTAAATTATCGTCAGGCTATCATAGTGATACCTATATACAATGTATGAAAGTGCTTGAATACCCATCATTCACTAATCGAGTTGCTATCGCTATGAGTGAGCCATATTTTGATTTGCCCATTGATGTTGTTGCGGCGCCGGCCGTGGGTGGTATAGTTCTCGGATTTGCAGTTGCTCAAGCCTTAGACAAAAAATTTATATTTGCAGAAAGAGTAAGAGATAAGATGGTTCTGAGAAGAGGTTTTCGAATTCGCGAAGGCGAAAAAGTTTTAATCGTTGATGATGTTATTACCAAAGGTGGCTCAATTAAAGAGATTGTCGATTTAGTAAATGATTTTAATGCAGAAGTTGTGGGAATAACATGCTTGGTTGATAGGGGTGAGAAAAAAAATTTTACAGGGTCGGTTCATTCGCTTGCTAAAATTTCCGCATCATCTTACGAGCCAAAACAATGCCCTCTTTGCAAAAAAAAGATACCTTTATCGAGCCCGGGAAGCAGAGGATTACATAGTGTATAA
- the pyrF gene encoding orotidine-5'-phosphate decarboxylase: MKKNPLIVALDVSSQDKALKICHQLEDQVDLFKVGLELFLAEGPGVVKAIKETGANVFLDLKLHDIPNQVAGACREIVKMGVGMFTIHTQGGFNMMKWAAEATKEESLRLKISPPAILGVTILTSLDNNDLTDMGIKKKVNEQVVNLATMAMKAGLDGVVSSPNEILDLRQAIGKDKIIVVPGIRPKGEAAIDQKRVMSPSEAIAAGANYVVIGRPIIKDENPKIKAKKILNEIEGVKKGD; encoded by the coding sequence ATGAAAAAAAATCCTTTAATTGTGGCGCTTGATGTTTCATCACAAGACAAAGCTTTAAAAATTTGCCATCAACTTGAAGATCAAGTTGATTTATTTAAAGTTGGCTTAGAGCTTTTTTTGGCGGAAGGGCCCGGTGTAGTAAAAGCAATTAAAGAAACAGGAGCTAATGTTTTTTTGGATTTAAAGCTTCACGATATACCCAATCAAGTTGCTGGAGCTTGTAGAGAAATTGTCAAGATGGGTGTTGGCATGTTTACAATTCACACCCAAGGAGGCTTTAATATGATGAAATGGGCCGCAGAAGCAACAAAAGAAGAGTCGTTAAGGTTAAAAATAAGCCCACCAGCGATTTTAGGCGTTACAATTTTAACAAGTTTAGACAATAATGACCTAACAGATATGGGAATTAAAAAAAAGGTTAATGAGCAAGTGGTTAATCTTGCTACTATGGCCATGAAGGCCGGTTTAGACGGAGTGGTGTCTTCGCCTAATGAAATTTTAGATTTAAGACAGGCCATTGGGAAAGATAAAATAATTGTTGTTCCGGGAATAAGGCCAAAAGGTGAAGCCGCAATAGATCAAAAAAGAGTAATGTCTCCTTCGGAGGCCATAGCTGCTGGGGCAAATTATGTGGTAATTGGCAGGCCGATTATTAAAGATGAAAATCCCAAAATTAAGGCCAAAAAAATATTAAATGAAATCGAGGGGGTTAAAAAAGGTGATTGA
- a CDS encoding dihydroorotate dehydrogenase, translating to MNLKPNLRVEIAGIKMKNPVMTASGTFGSGLEYSNFIDLSKLGAIVTKGVTLKKQTGNPGPRVYETPCGMLNSIGLQNKGVKNFIAEDLEFLKKFNVPVIVNVAGNTIEEYVAVVEQLSEKDVVKGIELNVSCPNVKSGGLSFGLNVKSAIKLTSAVRKTTKLPLIVKLSPNVGNIDEIAKGVEDAGADAVSLINTILGMAIDPQSFKPQLANIVGGLSGPAIKPVAVGMVWKISKAINIPIIGMGGIMNCYDALEFFLAGAKAVAVGTANFIDPEATIKLIEELEEFLTIKDISDISDIVGQVKV from the coding sequence ATGAATTTGAAACCAAACCTAAGGGTAGAAATTGCCGGAATTAAAATGAAAAATCCAGTAATGACTGCGTCTGGTACATTTGGAAGTGGATTGGAATATTCAAACTTTATTGATTTGTCAAAACTTGGCGCAATTGTAACAAAAGGGGTAACTCTTAAAAAACAAACGGGAAATCCTGGACCGCGCGTTTATGAAACCCCTTGTGGAATGTTAAATTCAATAGGACTTCAAAATAAAGGTGTCAAAAATTTTATTGCCGAAGACTTGGAATTTCTTAAAAAATTTAATGTACCGGTAATAGTTAATGTAGCCGGAAACACGATTGAAGAATATGTTGCCGTTGTCGAACAACTTTCAGAGAAAGATGTGGTAAAAGGCATTGAGCTTAATGTTTCATGTCCAAATGTAAAGTCCGGCGGATTATCTTTTGGCTTAAATGTCAAATCAGCTATAAAATTAACCTCAGCAGTCAGAAAGACAACAAAGCTTCCGCTTATTGTTAAATTGTCTCCCAATGTTGGTAATATTGACGAAATTGCCAAGGGTGTTGAAGACGCGGGAGCTGATGCCGTATCTTTAATAAATACAATTTTAGGAATGGCTATCGATCCCCAATCATTTAAACCGCAGCTTGCAAATATTGTAGGTGGCTTATCTGGGCCAGCTATAAAGCCCGTTGCGGTGGGGATGGTCTGGAAGATATCGAAAGCAATAAATATTCCGATAATTGGTATGGGCGGTATAATGAATTGTTATGATGCGTTGGAGTTCTTCCTGGCAGGAGCAAAAGCAGTAGCTGTTGGAACTGCCAATTTTATAGACCCGGAAGCTACAATTAAACTAATAGAAGAACTCGAAGAATTTTTAACAATAAAAGATATTAGTGATATATCAGATATAGTGGGGCAAGTGAAAGTATGA
- a CDS encoding dihydroorotate dehydrogenase electron transfer subunit yields MAHVKAKILNKEQVAPSIFKLSLLCPEIASSAIPGQFVHVECGKGKSFILRRPFSVYRQASKETFEILFQVVGKGTESLAEAEVNSYLDIIGPLGNGFKLSNNCKKVLLVSGGIGIAPLTFLAEKLYSTEIIFDMLIGFANYKKVIDFSLQEKIADRIHYSTDDGSLGLKGTTVELLLDYLKQSKKPDTIFACGPEPMLKQVALIAKQNKVPCFISLEERMACGIGACLSCVCNTINGYKRVCADGPVFDASEIIWD; encoded by the coding sequence ATGGCTCATGTGAAAGCTAAAATTTTAAATAAAGAACAGGTAGCGCCGAGTATTTTTAAGTTGTCGCTTTTGTGCCCGGAAATTGCATCGAGTGCAATCCCGGGTCAATTTGTGCATGTTGAATGCGGAAAAGGAAAGAGTTTTATTTTACGAAGGCCTTTCAGCGTGTACAGACAAGCAAGCAAGGAGACTTTTGAAATTCTTTTTCAAGTTGTTGGCAAGGGGACCGAGTCGCTTGCTGAAGCTGAAGTTAATAGTTATTTAGATATAATTGGCCCTCTTGGCAATGGATTTAAACTTTCCAATAATTGCAAAAAAGTGCTCCTTGTATCGGGTGGAATAGGAATTGCTCCCCTGACTTTTTTGGCGGAGAAACTTTATTCGACAGAAATCATTTTTGATATGTTAATTGGTTTTGCCAATTATAAAAAAGTTATTGATTTTTCGTTACAAGAAAAGATTGCTGATAGAATTCATTACTCAACAGATGATGGTAGTCTTGGGTTAAAGGGCACGACTGTTGAGTTGCTCTTAGATTACTTAAAGCAGAGCAAAAAACCTGATACGATTTTTGCCTGCGGGCCGGAACCAATGTTGAAACAAGTTGCTTTAATTGCGAAGCAAAATAAGGTACCTTGTTTTATATCTCTTGAAGAACGGATGGCTTGTGGAATAGGAGCCTGTCTTTCTTGTGTTTGTAACACTATAAATGGTTATAAGCGGGTTTGCGCCGACGGACCAGTCTTTGATGCTTCTGAAATTATTTGGGATTAG
- a CDS encoding dihydroorotase has protein sequence MKKLLIKKGRVIDPANNIDDVLDVLVEDGKIASIGKNIKANGHKIIDAQGKIVSPGLIDMHVHLREPGREDEETIESGCKAAAVGGFSSIACMPNTEPVNDNPAVTEMILETARKVGLINVYPVAAITKKLEGKELAEMAILKSSGAITFSDDGNCVQNSEVMRRALEYSKMFNISLISHPECQELSKRGQVNEGYYSTILGLKGIPSAAEEVSIARDIILAELTNAQIHFTHVSTKGSIRMIKEAKERGLKITCDAAPHHLILTDETLLEYDTNYKVNPPLRGKDDLEALNRALSEGVIDAIASDHAPHAIYEKNVEFALAPFGMIGLETTLPLMLTKIVGKNILNLSDLISKLTVMPAKILNIDKGTLSIGSDADITIINSEAKVKIDTNTFLSKSKNSPFNNWELNGAADYLIVKGNVVVENRRLIV, from the coding sequence TTGAAAAAATTACTAATTAAAAAGGGGAGAGTAATTGACCCTGCAAATAACATCGATGATGTTTTAGACGTTTTAGTAGAAGACGGGAAGATAGCATCCATCGGAAAAAATATAAAAGCTAATGGTCATAAAATAATTGACGCTCAAGGAAAAATTGTTTCACCCGGGCTAATTGATATGCATGTTCATTTAAGAGAACCGGGAAGAGAAGATGAAGAAACAATTGAAAGTGGATGTAAGGCTGCTGCGGTGGGAGGTTTTTCTTCAATTGCGTGTATGCCAAACACGGAACCTGTAAATGATAATCCGGCAGTTACGGAAATGATACTTGAAACGGCAAGAAAAGTAGGTTTAATTAATGTTTATCCTGTGGCAGCTATAACAAAAAAGCTCGAGGGCAAAGAATTAGCAGAAATGGCAATACTTAAAAGTTCGGGTGCGATAACTTTTTCTGATGACGGTAATTGCGTACAAAATAGTGAAGTTATGCGCCGGGCTCTTGAGTATAGCAAGATGTTTAACATTTCGTTAATTTCACACCCGGAGTGCCAAGAATTATCCAAAAGAGGTCAAGTCAATGAAGGCTATTACTCGACAATTCTGGGATTAAAAGGAATACCGTCAGCAGCTGAAGAGGTTTCAATTGCGAGAGACATAATATTAGCCGAACTCACAAATGCTCAAATTCATTTTACCCATGTTAGCACTAAAGGGTCGATTAGAATGATTAAAGAAGCGAAAGAACGGGGTTTAAAAATTACTTGTGATGCGGCACCTCATCACCTAATCTTAACGGACGAGACACTGCTTGAGTATGATACCAACTATAAGGTTAATCCGCCGTTGCGAGGGAAGGATGACTTAGAAGCTCTTAACAGGGCACTATCAGAGGGCGTGATAGATGCTATTGCGAGCGACCATGCCCCACACGCAATTTACGAAAAGAATGTTGAGTTTGCGCTTGCTCCTTTTGGTATGATTGGATTGGAAACTACTCTGCCTCTAATGTTAACCAAAATTGTAGGAAAAAATATATTGAATTTATCGGATCTTATTTCTAAATTAACAGTTATGCCCGCCAAAATTTTAAATATAGACAAAGGGACACTATCTATTGGAAGCGATGCAGATATTACAATTATAAATAGTGAGGCTAAAGTTAAGATTGATACAAATACCTTCCTGTCTAAAAGCAAAAATTCACCTTTTAATAACTGGGAGCTTAATGGAGCAGCTGACTATTTAATTGTTAAAGGAAATGTAGTTGTCGAAAACAGAAGGCTAATTGTTTAA
- a CDS encoding aspartate carbamoyltransferase catalytic subunit: MAFEKKDLLGIKGLKKEEIQCILELGESFKEILARDIKKVPTLRGKTVVNLFVEPSTRTRISFELAAKRLSADVVNISAKNSSLTKGESLRDTAKTIEALGADAVIIRHPSAGAPHFFAKNINANVINAGDGAHEHPTQALLDLYTIKEKLGRINGLHVGIVGDIAHSRVARSNTLALTKMGAKVTLVGPPTLIPMEAEAMGAKVEYDFDKVIGKFDIIYMLRIQLERQTESLFPSIREYTNLYSLNFNRFKKAKKNVLIMHPGPMNRGIEISYEVADMPQAVITDQVVNGVAVRMAVLYVLLGGGEFEKITN, encoded by the coding sequence ATGGCATTTGAGAAAAAAGATTTACTTGGCATTAAAGGACTAAAAAAGGAAGAGATCCAATGTATTCTCGAGTTGGGAGAATCTTTCAAAGAGATATTAGCTCGTGATATTAAAAAAGTTCCTACCTTACGCGGAAAAACAGTTGTAAATTTATTTGTCGAACCTAGCACACGAACAAGAATTTCCTTCGAATTAGCAGCAAAACGATTGAGCGCTGATGTCGTAAATATTTCCGCAAAGAACAGTAGTTTAACTAAAGGTGAGTCCCTTAGGGATACTGCAAAAACAATAGAGGCGCTTGGAGCTGATGCGGTTATTATTAGACATCCTTCGGCTGGAGCTCCTCATTTTTTTGCTAAAAACATTAACGCTAATGTAATAAACGCTGGTGATGGAGCTCACGAACACCCTACTCAAGCATTGCTTGACCTGTATACCATTAAAGAAAAGCTTGGTAGAATTAACGGTCTTCATGTAGGAATTGTCGGAGACATTGCTCATAGTAGGGTCGCTCGGTCAAATACGCTAGCCTTAACTAAAATGGGAGCAAAGGTCACTCTCGTTGGCCCTCCAACATTAATTCCCATGGAAGCAGAGGCCATGGGAGCAAAGGTTGAATACGATTTTGATAAAGTTATCGGTAAATTCGACATTATCTATATGTTGCGAATTCAATTGGAGCGACAAACGGAAAGTTTGTTCCCATCCATACGGGAATATACAAATTTATACAGTTTAAATTTTAATAGATTCAAAAAAGCCAAAAAAAATGTTTTAATAATGCATCCGGGCCCGATGAATAGGGGAATCGAAATTTCTTACGAAGTTGCAGATATGCCACAAGCTGTTATTACAGATCAGGTTGTTAACGGTGTAGCAGTTAGAATGGCCGTGCTTTATGTTTTACTAGGAGGCGGAGAATTTGAAAAAATTACTAATTAA
- the pyrR gene encoding bifunctional pyr operon transcriptional regulator/uracil phosphoribosyltransferase PyrR, which produces MNEMKFKKKKLIMDEATIKRALKRIAHEIVEKNKGAEKIALVGIQSRGIYLAQRLTKYIEKIEKKSVPMGILDVSFYRDDVANRLIPHRVSRTEIPFDVSGKNIILVDDVLFTGRTVRAALDAIIDFGRPTSIQLAVLVDRGHRELPIRADYVGKNIPTSQKERVWVNLKEENQIDSVDIREDIN; this is translated from the coding sequence ATGAATGAAATGAAGTTTAAAAAGAAAAAATTAATAATGGATGAGGCCACGATAAAAAGGGCATTAAAGAGGATTGCCCATGAGATTGTGGAAAAAAACAAGGGAGCTGAAAAAATAGCGTTAGTAGGTATCCAAAGCCGGGGCATATATCTGGCTCAAAGATTAACCAAATACATTGAAAAAATAGAGAAAAAATCAGTTCCCATGGGTATTTTAGATGTTTCTTTTTATCGGGACGATGTAGCCAATCGACTAATACCTCATCGTGTTTCAAGAACCGAAATCCCCTTTGACGTTTCTGGAAAAAATATAATTTTAGTTGATGATGTCTTGTTTACGGGCAGAACCGTAAGAGCTGCGTTAGATGCGATTATAGATTTTGGTCGCCCGACGAGTATTCAGCTAGCCGTATTAGTTGACAGAGGGCACCGCGAGTTGCCTATTCGCGCTGATTATGTTGGTAAAAATATTCCGACATCACAGAAGGAACGCGTTTGGGTCAATTTAAAAGAAGAAAACCAGATAGATTCGGTAGATATACGTGAAGATATTAATTAA